The Desulfuromonas versatilis genome has a segment encoding these proteins:
- a CDS encoding efflux RND transporter periplasmic adaptor subunit, with protein sequence MKVSALCISLPALLLLAACGGDIDPGRTEAQAPAIQGLALVKLVPTPLAGGNAYVGTVESPDRGVLAARLDGRVASLAVREGDLVKAGDLLVTLAENTAGDQLRQAEAGLASAKGASAAAEARLQLAQSTFERFERLKASEAITPQEFDRVAAELEMARQGAEAAGAAVRGAAAGRDAAQTAQGYSRVTAPYAGRVARRLVEEGSTVMPGTPLLALDREGVWRVRAEFPEALSGQVAAGDRYSVELPALGRSLSGTVAEVLPAADPQSRSFQVKLTLEDGEGLSSGLFARVRAVGGEQTALLVPAAAVVTRGQLTAVYVAEEGILRYRLVKLGRRLGEQVEILSGLREGETLVVEGAGRAKAGARVEP encoded by the coding sequence GTGAAAGTATCCGCCCTCTGCATCAGCCTGCCGGCGCTGCTTCTGCTTGCCGCCTGCGGCGGGGACATCGATCCGGGTCGCACCGAGGCACAGGCCCCGGCGATCCAGGGGTTGGCCCTGGTAAAACTGGTTCCGACCCCCCTGGCCGGCGGCAATGCCTATGTCGGTACGGTGGAGAGCCCCGACCGCGGGGTACTCGCCGCGCGTCTCGACGGTCGGGTGGCGAGCCTGGCGGTGCGCGAGGGGGATCTGGTCAAGGCCGGCGACCTGCTGGTGACCCTGGCCGAAAATACCGCCGGCGACCAGCTGCGCCAGGCCGAGGCCGGCCTTGCCAGTGCCAAAGGTGCAAGCGCCGCCGCCGAGGCGCGCCTGCAGCTGGCGCAGAGCACCTTCGAGCGCTTCGAGCGCCTGAAGGCCAGCGAGGCGATCACCCCCCAGGAGTTCGACCGGGTGGCCGCCGAACTGGAAATGGCCCGCCAGGGCGCCGAAGCCGCCGGGGCCGCAGTGCGCGGGGCAGCGGCGGGGCGCGATGCGGCGCAGACCGCCCAGGGCTACAGCCGGGTCACCGCCCCCTACGCCGGGCGGGTGGCGCGGCGGCTGGTGGAGGAGGGCTCGACGGTGATGCCCGGCACCCCACTGCTGGCCCTCGATCGCGAAGGGGTCTGGCGGGTCCGTGCGGAGTTTCCCGAGGCGCTCTCGGGCCAGGTGGCTGCCGGGGATCGCTACAGCGTCGAGCTGCCGGCCCTTGGCCGAAGCCTGAGCGGAACGGTCGCCGAGGTGCTGCCGGCGGCCGACCCGCAAAGCCGCTCGTTCCAGGTCAAGCTGACCCTGGAGGACGGCGAGGGGTTGAGCTCGGGGCTGTTCGCCCGGGTGCGCGCCGTGGGTGGCGAGCAGACCGCCCTGCTGGTGCCGGCCGCCGCCGTGGTGACCCGCGGCCAGCTGACCGCGGTCTACGTGGCCGAAGAGGGGATTCTGCGCTACCGCCTGGTCAAACTGGGGCGCCGGCTGGGCGAGCAGGTCGAGATCCTCTCCGGCCTGCGCGAGGGTGAAACCCTGGTGGTCGAGGGCGCCGGCCGGGCGAAAGCCGGCGCCCGGGTGGAGCCGTAG
- a CDS encoding TRAP transporter substrate-binding protein → MKRLVLRAMLLSAILLAGAASGWALDKNEVLANWKPKFDPSGAQYTYLLSNVDHPAIEGIAVGYHIRDKVWERSNGRLYVDFRPLAQLGGEKDVISKLKLGAVQGMLCSSVAAVNVVDTLGIVNLPFVVDSFEKLEKFRNDSELFDEFRNSPAAQGILAVDFTGYGAYGWATTTPVRNLAEAGKVNFRIAQAPVNADIYKAWGMKFTVMPWPDVPQALQTGVINGLDHTPIVCSITRKFDVAKYFTRLDYAQGLYIHLINKRWLEKLPADLQQILLETIAEESARARALTQQQQQAQIEAAQAAGIEFLALEPQERQKLIEKTAPVYDKWGKRIGPEYLEKVRARLNN, encoded by the coding sequence ATGAAGAGACTGGTTCTGCGGGCAATGCTGTTGAGCGCCATCCTGCTGGCCGGCGCGGCCAGCGGCTGGGCGCTGGACAAAAACGAGGTGCTGGCCAACTGGAAGCCAAAGTTCGACCCCAGCGGAGCCCAGTACACCTACCTGCTCTCCAACGTCGACCATCCCGCCATCGAGGGGATCGCCGTCGGCTACCACATCCGCGACAAGGTCTGGGAGCGTTCCAATGGCCGGCTCTATGTCGACTTCCGCCCCCTGGCCCAGCTCGGCGGCGAAAAGGACGTCATCAGCAAGCTCAAGCTGGGCGCCGTGCAGGGGATGCTCTGCTCTTCGGTGGCAGCGGTCAATGTGGTCGACACCCTGGGAATCGTCAACCTCCCCTTCGTCGTCGACAGCTTCGAGAAACTGGAAAAATTCCGCAACGACTCCGAGCTGTTCGATGAATTTCGCAACAGCCCTGCTGCCCAGGGGATTCTCGCCGTCGATTTCACCGGCTACGGGGCCTACGGCTGGGCCACCACCACTCCGGTGCGCAACCTGGCCGAGGCCGGAAAGGTCAATTTCCGCATCGCCCAGGCCCCGGTCAATGCCGATATCTACAAGGCCTGGGGCATGAAATTCACCGTCATGCCCTGGCCCGACGTCCCCCAGGCGCTGCAGACCGGGGTCATCAACGGCCTCGACCACACCCCCATCGTCTGCAGCATCACCCGCAAGTTCGACGTGGCCAAGTACTTCACCCGCCTCGACTACGCCCAGGGCCTCTACATCCACCTGATCAACAAGCGCTGGCTGGAAAAGCTCCCTGCCGACCTGCAGCAGATCCTGCTTGAGACCATCGCCGAGGAGAGCGCCCGAGCCCGAGCCCTGACCCAGCAACAGCAACAGGCCCAAATCGAGGCCGCCCAGGCCGCCGGCATCGAGTTCTTGGCCCTCGAGCCCCAGGAGCGCCAAAAACTGATCGAAAAGACCGCTCCCGTTTATGACAAATGGGGAAAGAGGATCGGCCCCGAATACCTGGAAAAGGTTCGCGCCCGGCTGAACAACTGA
- a CDS encoding TRAP transporter small permease, translating to MVKKTFKAIDRSFAFVEEWSLFIAVVVALVTAMANVVLRKATSSINIYWSDEVVRKVIFFTTYIGCVAAVRSRSLIRIDALPQLFPVLKRLLTLVSHLAVLVFSGIMVYLGTRMTHMIYQDEYATTATLQIPEWIFYAVLPTMGAMMFLRTLIVMVEDWRGKGSDE from the coding sequence ATGGTCAAGAAAACTTTCAAAGCCATCGACCGCAGCTTTGCCTTTGTCGAAGAATGGTCGTTGTTCATCGCCGTGGTCGTCGCCCTGGTGACGGCCATGGCCAACGTGGTGCTGCGCAAGGCGACCAGCAGCATCAACATCTACTGGTCCGACGAGGTGGTGCGCAAAGTCATCTTCTTCACCACGTACATCGGCTGCGTGGCCGCGGTGCGCAGCCGCTCGCTGATCCGCATCGACGCCCTGCCCCAGCTCTTCCCGGTGCTCAAGCGCCTGCTCACCCTGGTCAGCCACCTGGCGGTGCTGGTCTTTTCCGGCATCATGGTTTACCTCGGCACCCGCATGACCCACATGATCTACCAGGACGAGTACGCCACCACCGCCACCCTGCAGATCCCCGAATGGATCTTTTACGCCGTGCTGCCGACCATGGGAGCGATGATGTTCCTGCGCACCCTGATCGTCATGGTCGAAGACTGGCGGGGGAAAGGCAGTGATGAGTGA
- a CDS encoding MFS transporter, which translates to MSLPSAIGAATLLRLFIPFACGYFLSYLYRVVNAVIALDLCADLGLDPARLGLLTSAYFLTFAAAQLPLGVALDRFGPRRVEAALLLFAAAGAWLFAGAGSLAGLVAGRALIGFGVSACLMAAFTAYAGWIPAPRLPLVNGWQMAAGGMGALSATAPVEWALQFTDWRGLFQVLALLTLAVATAIFLLVPDRERDGADLKLTEQLQGIREVFTSPLFWSIAPWTVASQATYLSIQGLWVGPWLRDVASLERSAAASTLLFIAAAMVAGFLTMGSATERLGRRGVRPIRVATCGMGAFMLVQLGVLAFGSRLPTPLWMLFGFFGTTGILPYAILSQSFPRRLAGRANTGLNLLVFVAAFAAQWGIGAVIGLWPALAGGGYHPAGYRAAFILMLMLQLSGCAWYLWAARRLP; encoded by the coding sequence ATGAGCCTCCCCTCCGCCATCGGCGCGGCCACCCTGCTGCGCCTGTTCATCCCCTTCGCCTGCGGCTATTTTCTCTCCTACCTCTACCGGGTGGTCAACGCGGTCATCGCGCTGGACCTGTGCGCCGATCTTGGCCTAGACCCGGCCCGGCTCGGGCTGCTCACCTCGGCCTACTTCCTGACCTTCGCCGCGGCCCAACTCCCCCTCGGGGTGGCCCTCGACCGCTTCGGTCCGCGCCGGGTGGAGGCGGCCCTGCTGCTGTTCGCCGCTGCCGGGGCCTGGCTGTTCGCCGGCGCCGGGAGCCTCGCCGGCCTGGTCGCCGGCCGGGCACTGATCGGTTTCGGCGTCTCGGCCTGCCTGATGGCCGCCTTTACCGCCTATGCCGGGTGGATCCCGGCGCCGCGGCTCCCCCTGGTCAACGGCTGGCAGATGGCCGCCGGCGGCATGGGCGCGCTCAGCGCCACCGCGCCGGTGGAATGGGCGCTGCAGTTCACTGACTGGCGCGGGCTGTTTCAGGTTCTGGCCCTTCTGACCCTGGCGGTGGCCACGGCCATCTTTCTCCTGGTCCCCGACCGGGAACGCGACGGTGCGGATCTGAAGCTGACAGAGCAGCTGCAGGGCATTCGCGAGGTCTTCACCAGCCCGCTGTTCTGGAGCATCGCCCCCTGGACGGTGGCCTCCCAGGCCACCTACCTCTCCATCCAGGGGTTATGGGTCGGCCCCTGGCTGCGCGACGTGGCCAGCCTCGAGCGAAGCGCGGCGGCCAGCACCCTGCTGTTTATCGCCGCGGCCATGGTGGCGGGGTTTCTGACCATGGGATCGGCCACGGAAAGACTCGGCCGCCGCGGCGTACGGCCGATTCGGGTGGCCACCTGCGGCATGGGCGCCTTCATGCTGGTCCAACTTGGCGTACTCGCCTTCGGGAGCAGGCTACCCACCCCGCTGTGGATGCTGTTCGGTTTTTTCGGCACCACCGGCATCCTCCCCTACGCCATCCTTTCCCAGAGTTTTCCCCGGCGTCTGGCCGGGCGAGCCAACACCGGGCTGAACCTGCTGGTGTTCGTCGCCGCCTTCGCCGCCCAGTGGGGCATCGGCGCGGTGATCGGGCTCTGGCCCGCCCTGGCCGGGGGGGGCTATCATCCGGCGGGCTACCGGGCCGCCTTCATCCTGATGCTGATGCTGCAGCTGTCCGGCTGCGCCTGGTACCTGTGGGCCGCCCGCCGTCTCCCCTGA
- a CDS encoding universal stress protein: MEPKILIPVDGSETCKRTVEQVIAVRERFPRRLTLLHVVDMDKLAYRMIPDFQVEMVRENARKAGAAILRQRTEPLTQAGFEIDQRLEFGAPRQVIPRIANEEGFGLLVIGRHTGTGEIRDVLFGSVANYVLHNVKCPVLLF; encoded by the coding sequence ATGGAACCGAAAATCCTCATCCCCGTCGACGGCTCGGAGACCTGCAAAAGAACCGTCGAGCAGGTGATCGCCGTCCGGGAGCGCTTCCCGCGCCGCCTGACCCTGCTGCACGTGGTCGACATGGACAAGCTCGCCTACCGGATGATCCCTGACTTTCAGGTCGAGATGGTCCGGGAGAACGCCCGCAAGGCCGGCGCAGCCATCCTCCGCCAGCGTACCGAGCCGCTGACCCAGGCCGGGTTCGAAATCGACCAGCGGCTCGAGTTCGGTGCGCCCCGCCAGGTGATCCCCCGCATCGCCAACGAGGAGGGCTTCGGCCTGCTGGTCATCGGCCGCCACACCGGCACCGGCGAAATCCGGGACGTGCTGTTCGGCTCGGTGGCCAACTACGTGCTGCACAACGTCAAGTGCCCGGTGCTGCTGTTCTGA
- a CDS encoding TolC family protein: MRKIFWIIPALWLVPGPLLAEPVDLGQAVRQAVSERPMTQAARFDAEAAQAAVGEARSHYLPRLTLSENLLWTDEPGGSLFISLNQEDLVLSQDADRYNLPPSRKDFETRLTLDQPLYDPDIAYGLRRAEAGAAAAEAGARRSAESAAFAAFRAYLDVQRGQSAQGWAESSSREAAEIHRLAGERQRAGVGLKADTLRAGVQVAEAERRQVALDNDLAIARRALALAMGKEGESADIAGPLTPEQFAEIPPGTLQRGDLEALALQAKEAELAREQSRAAWLPKAALSASYALHDGDVPFGSEADAWTVRAGLSWELFDGFSRSHGTARATAAQSAAEARRLEAARQARFEVEQARLRAEEARRSRKAALLGLAQAEESQRLLLQRYEAGLADLAELLSAQSSLDKARFDAVNAEAMLILALGNIRYQSGTFLNNLLHPEENNP, encoded by the coding sequence ATGCGTAAAATTTTCTGGATAATCCCCGCCCTGTGGCTTGTACCGGGGCCGCTTCTGGCCGAGCCCGTCGACCTGGGCCAGGCCGTCCGCCAGGCGGTCAGCGAGCGCCCCATGACCCAGGCTGCGCGCTTCGACGCCGAAGCGGCGCAGGCGGCGGTCGGCGAGGCCCGCAGCCATTATCTGCCCCGCCTGACCCTCAGCGAAAACCTGCTGTGGACCGACGAGCCGGGCGGCAGCCTGTTCATCTCCCTCAACCAGGAGGACCTGGTGCTGAGCCAGGATGCGGACCGCTACAACCTTCCGCCGTCGCGGAAGGATTTCGAGACCCGCCTGACCCTCGACCAGCCCCTCTATGATCCGGACATCGCCTACGGCCTGCGTCGTGCCGAGGCCGGGGCGGCGGCCGCCGAGGCCGGCGCCCGGCGCAGTGCCGAGAGCGCGGCCTTCGCGGCGTTTCGCGCCTACCTGGACGTGCAGCGGGGGCAGTCGGCGCAGGGCTGGGCGGAAAGTTCCAGCCGCGAGGCGGCGGAAATCCATCGCCTGGCCGGCGAGCGCCAGCGGGCCGGGGTGGGTCTCAAGGCCGACACCCTGCGGGCGGGGGTGCAGGTGGCCGAGGCCGAGCGCCGCCAGGTCGCGCTCGACAATGACCTGGCCATCGCTCGCCGGGCCCTGGCCTTGGCCATGGGGAAAGAGGGAGAGTCGGCGGATATCGCCGGGCCGCTGACCCCGGAGCAATTCGCCGAGATCCCGCCCGGCACCCTGCAGCGCGGCGACCTCGAAGCCCTCGCCCTGCAGGCCAAAGAGGCCGAGCTGGCCCGTGAACAGAGCCGTGCGGCCTGGCTGCCCAAGGCCGCGCTGTCCGCCTCCTACGCCCTGCACGACGGCGACGTCCCCTTCGGCAGCGAGGCCGACGCCTGGACGGTGCGCGCCGGGCTCAGTTGGGAGCTGTTCGACGGCTTCAGCCGCAGCCACGGCACCGCGCGGGCCACTGCCGCCCAGAGCGCCGCCGAGGCCCGCCGCCTGGAGGCCGCCCGACAGGCCCGCTTCGAGGTGGAGCAGGCCCGCCTGCGCGCCGAGGAGGCCCGGCGCAGCCGCAAGGCGGCGCTGCTGGGGCTGGCCCAGGCCGAGGAGAGCCAGCGACTGCTGCTGCAGCGCTACGAGGCGGGGCTTGCCGATCTCGCCGAGCTGCTCTCGGCCCAGAGCTCCCTGGACAAGGCTCGCTTCGACGCGGTCAACGCCGAGGCGATGCTGATCCTGGCCCTGGGCAATATCCGCTACCAGAGCGGCACCTTTTTAAATAACCTGCTGCACCCCGAGGAGAACAACCCGTGA
- a CDS encoding TRAP transporter substrate-binding protein — protein sequence MKKLTGILFTVLLVLAFALGGNALAEEKADPLAAWKPQFDPSGAKYTYILSNVSHPAIEGVGVGYRIRDRVWELSKGQLYVDFRPLAQLGGEKDVISKLKLGAIQGMLSSSVAAANVADRLGIVNLPYVVDTFDKLDKFRSTPELWNEFRDSALRSGIMTVDITGYGTYGWASTTPVRSLEDAKAVNFRIAEAPVNTDIYKSWALKFTVMPWPDVPQALQTGVINGLDHTPIVCNITKKFEIAKYFTEVNYAQGLFVHLMNKRWFDKLPKDLQQALLQAIEEESAKTRELTRKQHDEQVAKAKENGVEFIPLADADRKQLIEMAAPVYKTWGDKIGADYLQKVRSTLGN from the coding sequence ATGAAAAAATTGACGGGAATCCTGTTCACCGTATTGCTGGTGCTGGCCTTCGCGCTCGGCGGAAACGCCCTGGCTGAAGAAAAGGCCGATCCGCTGGCCGCCTGGAAACCCCAGTTCGACCCCAGCGGTGCCAAGTACACCTACATTCTCTCCAACGTTTCCCACCCGGCCATTGAAGGGGTCGGCGTCGGTTACCGCATCCGCGACCGGGTCTGGGAACTGTCCAAAGGCCAGCTCTACGTCGACTTCCGCCCCCTGGCCCAGCTCGGCGGCGAGAAGGACGTCATCAGCAAGCTCAAGCTCGGCGCCATCCAGGGGATGCTCAGTTCCTCGGTGGCCGCCGCCAACGTCGCCGACCGGCTCGGCATCGTCAACCTCCCCTATGTCGTTGACACCTTCGACAAACTCGACAAGTTCCGCAGCACCCCCGAGCTCTGGAACGAGTTCCGCGACAGCGCCCTGCGCAGCGGCATCATGACCGTGGACATCACCGGCTACGGCACCTACGGCTGGGCCAGCACCACGCCGGTGCGCAGCCTCGAGGACGCCAAGGCGGTCAACTTCCGCATCGCCGAAGCCCCGGTCAACACCGACATCTACAAGTCCTGGGCCCTGAAATTCACCGTCATGCCTTGGCCCGACGTTCCCCAGGCGCTGCAGACCGGGGTCATCAACGGCCTCGACCATACCCCCATCGTCTGCAACATCACCAAGAAGTTCGAAATCGCCAAGTATTTCACCGAGGTCAACTACGCCCAGGGGCTGTTCGTCCACCTGATGAACAAGCGCTGGTTCGACAAGCTGCCCAAGGACCTGCAGCAGGCACTGCTCCAGGCCATCGAGGAAGAGAGCGCCAAGACCCGCGAGCTGACCCGCAAGCAGCATGACGAGCAGGTCGCCAAGGCCAAGGAAAACGGGGTGGAGTTCATCCCCCTGGCCGACGCCGACCGCAAGCAGCTGATCGAGATGGCCGCGCCGGTCTACAAGACCTGGGGTGACAAGATCGGAGCCGACTACCTGCAGAAAGTCCGCTCCACCCTTGGCAACTGA
- a CDS encoding TRAP transporter substrate-binding protein, producing the protein MEKSSRRSFLKKAGVATAAAAAVSTVGAPAVRAEKTYQWKMVTTWPPHFPVLGEGADKLAEMIETMSGGRLKIQVYGGGELVPPLQAFDAVSQGMVEMGHGAAYYWAGKSPATQFFAAVPFGMNAQGMNAWIYTGGGMQLWEEVYAPFNLKPMPAGNTGVQMGGWFNREIKSIADFKGLKMRIPGLGGKVLAKAGGTAVLSAGGEIYTNLERGVIDATEWVGPYNDYKMGFHKVAKYYYYPGWHEPGTVLETFVNKKAFEALPKDLQEVVTTAAMACNLWMLCESETKNNFYLEKMVKEEGVQLKKFPDEVLKQLRKYSDEVLEEIAAGDPLSKKVYESFRKFQKQHQAWGKISEVAYASIPD; encoded by the coding sequence ATGGAAAAATCCAGCAGAAGATCCTTCCTGAAAAAAGCCGGCGTCGCCACCGCGGCCGCGGCGGCAGTCTCCACGGTCGGCGCCCCGGCGGTGCGCGCCGAGAAGACCTACCAGTGGAAGATGGTCACCACCTGGCCGCCGCACTTTCCGGTGCTCGGGGAAGGGGCCGACAAGCTGGCCGAGATGATCGAAACGATGTCCGGCGGGCGGCTGAAGATCCAGGTCTACGGCGGCGGCGAACTGGTTCCACCCCTGCAGGCCTTCGACGCGGTCAGCCAGGGGATGGTCGAGATGGGCCATGGCGCCGCCTACTACTGGGCCGGCAAGTCGCCCGCCACCCAGTTTTTCGCTGCGGTCCCCTTCGGCATGAACGCCCAGGGGATGAACGCCTGGATCTACACCGGCGGCGGCATGCAGCTCTGGGAGGAGGTCTACGCCCCCTTCAACCTCAAGCCGATGCCCGCCGGCAACACCGGGGTGCAGATGGGCGGCTGGTTCAACCGCGAGATCAAGAGCATCGCCGACTTCAAGGGGCTCAAGATGCGCATCCCCGGCCTCGGCGGCAAGGTGCTGGCCAAGGCCGGCGGCACCGCCGTGCTCTCGGCCGGCGGCGAGATCTACACCAACCTCGAACGCGGCGTCATCGACGCCACCGAGTGGGTCGGGCCCTACAACGACTACAAGATGGGCTTCCACAAGGTGGCCAAATACTATTATTACCCGGGGTGGCACGAGCCGGGGACGGTGCTGGAGACCTTCGTCAACAAGAAGGCCTTCGAGGCGCTGCCCAAGGATTTGCAGGAGGTGGTGACCACCGCGGCCATGGCCTGTAACCTGTGGATGCTTTGCGAGTCCGAGACCAAGAACAACTTTTACCTGGAGAAGATGGTCAAGGAGGAGGGGGTGCAGCTCAAGAAGTTCCCCGACGAGGTCCTCAAGCAGCTGCGCAAGTACTCGGACGAGGTGCTCGAGGAGATCGCCGCCGGCGACCCGTTGAGCAAGAAGGTCTACGAAAGTTTCCGCAAGTTCCAGAAACAGCACCAGGCCTGGGGCAAGATCTCCGAGGTGGCCTACGCCTCGATCCCCGACTAG
- a CDS encoding TRAP transporter large permease — MEPSYLLIVAVLLGCLAATVPVFMALFFTGAIGLVWLVGIDPQIVIEVLYRSMDKFALIVVLFFVLCGNIMTTGSIVQKLIRTANSLVGFLPGGLAMAGILACGFFGAISGSTVATVVAIGGFMIPALMENHYQERFAVGIMTTAPILGVIIPPSISMILYAMVSNDSLEALFLTGFIPGLLIMASMSLYAYVVCKRQGLPTMPKPNLREVLGVLRESAWALFLPVLIFGGIYSGLFTANEAAVVACFYAFFVEIFIHKDMKLRDVKKVVVSSAVTSATLLVIVAGASVFGEYLTFEQIPDKIANAVVANIQTTWVFLLAVNILLLVVGMFMDIISATLILTPIFLPLLSKFGIDTMHFGLLMTINLGIGYCTPPLGVSLYISGAVVDRNLLYVSRAVLPFLLIQGAILLLLTYWPDLVLLLPRLVYGG, encoded by the coding sequence ATGGAACCCAGCTACCTTCTGATCGTCGCCGTACTGCTCGGCTGCCTGGCGGCCACCGTGCCGGTGTTCATGGCCCTGTTCTTCACCGGGGCAATTGGCCTGGTGTGGCTGGTCGGCATCGACCCGCAGATCGTCATCGAAGTGCTCTACCGCAGCATGGACAAGTTCGCCCTGATCGTGGTGCTGTTCTTCGTGCTGTGCGGCAACATCATGACCACCGGCAGCATCGTGCAGAAGTTGATCCGCACCGCCAACTCCCTGGTCGGTTTTCTGCCCGGCGGCCTGGCCATGGCGGGCATCCTCGCCTGCGGCTTCTTCGGGGCCATTTCCGGCTCGACAGTGGCTACGGTGGTGGCCATCGGCGGCTTCATGATCCCGGCGCTGATGGAGAATCACTACCAGGAGCGCTTCGCGGTGGGCATCATGACCACGGCGCCGATCCTCGGGGTGATCATCCCGCCGTCGATCTCGATGATCCTCTACGCCATGGTCTCCAACGATTCGCTGGAGGCGCTGTTTCTCACCGGCTTCATCCCCGGGCTGCTGATCATGGCCTCCATGTCCCTGTACGCCTACGTCGTCTGCAAGCGCCAGGGGCTGCCGACCATGCCCAAGCCCAACCTGCGCGAGGTGCTCGGGGTGCTGCGCGAGAGCGCCTGGGCCCTGTTTCTGCCGGTGCTGATCTTCGGCGGCATCTACTCGGGGCTGTTCACCGCCAACGAGGCGGCGGTGGTCGCCTGCTTCTACGCCTTTTTCGTCGAAATCTTCATCCACAAGGACATGAAGCTGCGCGACGTGAAAAAGGTGGTGGTCAGCTCGGCGGTGACCTCGGCGACCCTGCTGGTGATCGTCGCCGGCGCCTCGGTGTTCGGCGAGTACCTGACCTTCGAGCAGATCCCCGACAAGATCGCCAACGCGGTGGTGGCCAACATCCAGACCACCTGGGTGTTCCTGCTGGCGGTGAACATCCTGCTGCTGGTGGTCGGCATGTTCATGGACATCATCTCCGCAACCCTGATCCTGACCCCGATCTTTTTGCCGCTGCTCTCCAAGTTCGGCATCGACACCATGCACTTCGGCCTGCTGATGACCATCAACCTCGGCATCGGCTACTGCACCCCGCCGCTGGGGGTCAGCCTCTACATCTCCGGGGCGGTGGTCGACCGCAACCTGCTCTACGTGTCGCGGGCGGTGCTGCCGTTTTTGCTGATCCAGGGGGCGATCCTGCTGCTGCTGACCTACTGGCCCGACCTGGTGCTGCTGCTGCCGCGGCTGGTTTACGGGGGGTAA